In Citrus sinensis cultivar Valencia sweet orange chromosome 3, DVS_A1.0, whole genome shotgun sequence, the sequence TTTAGGGAACGCATTTACGAGGTTATGAGAACTTAAATGAGTAATTAAGATGGATCTTTCACAGTTGATATTAGTCCCTATAATTTGATCGTGTGGACAGGTCCTAACTACAATATGGAGAGTGTTTCCTTTGTTCTCATCTCTCAATGAAATAGCAGATAAAATAGCAGAATGGTTGGTAAGCTTCAACGGCAGTGAATGTGTGCCAGGCTTGGCATTGTATTTGACGGTAATTATAAAGAGCATCATTATGCATTCAACGGAAGTCTGCAGACTCGCCACTTTGATGTGACAATTGCAATATAACATGGATCACTGTTAGGCTAGAGGAGCATCttgttcttttaataattgttaattgaCTGTCTAGAACGGCTGAACTGATGTGGATACATAATACATTTCCGGAAAATTTGGTCACACGGCTAATGAACTTAaagttgtaataaaattagataattacataattttgttTCGCAAGTATTTGTGCTTCCAACCCTAGCTAATTTCGTAGTCGTAGGGCCTCCATGTAACTTTAGGAACAAAAGAACTCCCGAGTAAAACAACATAGCCCGTAGAGGGATGTCCGACGCCAACGTTGCCTCCACCGAGCACTTCATACCCCAGATAAGCAAAAGcctaataaattattaatcatcCATTGATTCCATCAACCATCATCTCCATCAACAAATCATTCCAAGAGTCAATTGGCCCGGGCAAGCACCAATGTAGACAATCATTCTGAACTTTAGCATTCTTATCCTTGGCAAATGGCTGGAATTGCCGATATGGCCCTGGGTGCCCATCAGGCCTCAGTAATGAAAGGCTAGTGGTATCTAATAACTTCAAAGTCACTCCCTTTTCAGCTCCTATGCCCGTGGCCTTACCAAATTCTTCCAATTCAATATCACGCATTGTACAATCTATGTCTCTCATTTCCACTTCACCTTCTTTGAAGGGTACGCTCCTATTACAAGTCCCTCCACTGAACCATTCACCATTCTCGAAGTGGTCAGGCGTTGTCGTTCTGAGGAAAACAAATGCCTTCTGGTCCAATCTGGTGACAAAGCTAAGAACTAGCTGGAGTGCTTTCCGATACGCATAGTCAAATCCCAACTCTGTTAAATTCTTCCCAGGACAGTAATGACAGCCTTTTACTGTGTTGTTCTCGTGATATATGGCTGTTTTGAGAAACCATTTCCCACCAGCAATCACCACATAATCAAAGTTCTTGTATTGTTCCGTCCATTTCGTATCAAGTTCATCAAGATATAGCCGGATTTCTGATGAGGAAACACCATTAATGTCTTCAAAAACTTCAGCCTTTAAAAGGAATGGGGTCCAAACAACTGAAAGAGTAAAGTTGTAAGAGGGGAACTGCCATCTTTTGGATCTATATTCCTCATCATGGTAAACCTCGACAGCTTGTTCCACCTGCAGGAGTGGgacataataactgatattcatTCAATAATACCGAGactaaaactttttaagacTGGCAGAGTACAATGCAACAGAACAAAACACAACAACGGCAAAGAGCTAGATCAACTTGTCAGGTTCAGGTTGTGATGCCAGAACTTTTAGTTCGCTGTGGGTTCTGCGTGGGGTCTAGATGTGGGTCTTATATCTGAAGATTCACAGCCTGTCTGCcaccatttttaaaatttaataccaATCTACTTTTACAAGTAACTTGACAACTACGTTTCTTCATATGAAcggaaaataattatttacaatgagaatcaaattactattaatgaaaaaaaaagtgcaacAATTACAGTGATAACCAGCCAGAAATTTTGTATCAAACAACAATCAGTgttctggaaaaaaaaaagagaaatgaaaattgaaacaaacaGATTCTTGTCATGGCTGGTTGGTACCTGCTTGGAAAGGTCTGGATAACTCTTTACAAAAGCAGTTGGCTAACAATAAAAGTGGCAGCTGTCCTTCATAACATAATGAAATTAAGAATCTCCAACTGAGAAAGCTGCAAAGAAGATAAACCAACATGGGAGACCTGCCTCACAACCCCTTAACTCTTGTGCACCTAATTTGGCAATGCAGCCTAAAGTTCAAATCTCACGGTGGTTTAGAAGCTAGTTTCAGGAGATGGCACTACagcatttaataaattctattcCCAAATAATGtttgttgtaaaataataaaaaaacaaaacttctGTGTAAAAGGAGATTGATTATAAGAATTTTGATCGCTTAAATTGAGGAATCTCCTTTTGTGTGAGTACATTTGCCTATGACgaaaaacaaatgaatgaTTATGATCAATTATCATCTCAGCTTTCACATGCAGGAAGTGGATGTACATGTACTGTCAACAGATATGTGAGTTAAAATGACATATAGCTGGAACTTTTACTTTACTTGCAAGCTAAACTTAGTTTTGACTGATGTTAGAGTTGAAAAGAGAAGCAAAGGAATTCGTATACTAAACAATTTGCCAAACTTTTGTTGCAATTTCTGAAAAATGAACATTTACCTGACTGAGAATGCAAAGCAATGACTGGACATGGTTACGAGAAATAGAATCACCGATAAAGGCCCACCATTTATTCctcataaaattaagaaatctCTCAGGATTAAACCTGGGCAATTCACAGTCCCTCGGATTCCACCTCCAGTACAAGTAGCCAGAATCAGGCCTCCCATTTCTCATGCAATTCTGATGACCTTCAATTGCATGACAGGTAACATTGCTGTAAATCGGACCAGATGGGTCCGCGATCCATTCTCCCGTAAACAGATCACATTTTTCTGAAACCACATTttatatatcttaattaaatcagaaccagaatatGGGAAACTTTTACACATTtaagaactaaaaaaaaatccaggCACAATACAAATCATTACTCTAAATTtagaaactaaaaataaagaaaagaaaaagctaataacaaatgaaattgcaataaagaaacagaaaaaaatggaagaaagTGCAAAAATTTCCTTTCATTTAGAGCAAAAGTACATGCCCAGTTCGTAACTTTTGATttgcaattttcttttacgtccaaaagaaggggggaaaaaaaacttacCTTGATTTGATGATATGTGGGTTTCATTTGGGTGAAAATCAGCAGAAATGGGTTTTATGGGAGGCGCTGAAGGCACAGGAGGACCTGTATTGGCCTCTTCAACATGTATCTGAGTCTGCtgtgattcaaaattaacagACGAAAATCTAATTGAATCCGAAACGAAGAGGCGAAACGCCAGGCCCAGTAACACAAACGAGACTGCAAACTTTACGAAGACAtgattgtgtttgtttttataaagtgATAATGGGTTCGAATCAAACCTCATTTCTTTTACCATTTGGTGTATAACCTGAGACACCAATAAAATCTCTGTTTTTGACGcgagacagagagagagaggtatTGAGAAACAAGTGTTCCTCGCAACAACCCAAGCGTTGTTAAAGCACGAAATGCTCAGACTGACTAATGATTGATTCATGAGGTAGATAAACGGTGTGATTATCTACCTGATTTTGCTAACGACAAAGGAGTGACCTCTGTTTCTGTTGTTATCATCATGctcaacaattaataattaatgtttgattCTTGGGAGCTTATTGGTAAATTTACAGGAAACATAAATTTAGCTTCATGTtaaagtttttctttcttttgtacaTCTCAATATTAACAATTTGACGTAATTCAGAGATTTGGCATGAGGTATCTAATTCCATAACTAGAAGAAAATTGACATACTAATGCTGTAATACACATACTATTGGATGATTCCTGAGTTCAAATGACAATAGCTTTTGGTCACACTATCCCGAAagtaaattagaaaaatgaaacaaagagGACAAAAAATGGGCAATGTAATATACAGGGAACATATATATTAGTGGAAAGAATATGTGTCCGGAATCTGAAATTTgaaagataatataatttgtttgttgTCTGATGCTTTAGCTCCAGCCTCCAAGTTGGTAGTAAACAAATTTACATCTATTGCACATGGCCTGCTCTCATCCTCACACCTTAGATCTAATTTCTATTATGTGGATAGATATTATGATATCGAATTTTGATTTAGGATGCCAAATTCTGATtgaacagtaaaaaaaaatttattatattataacttaCCAAGCAGGCAAAGCACCACGTCGTACATTAATGTACCCGCTATAACTTATAAGAACAACTGGCAAGGAGCCAAGGACTCCATTACTACTGCTTTAATTATTCGCCACATCATCTGTGGACCACTTGGGTCACCCATTACATCACTAACTCATCTTCTATCTTTCTCAACAATTAAAGGAAATGGAGAcattaagaaaatttacaaaaatagtcataatatttttatatttttaaaatttaattccttaatttttttcctgtCATAACTagtcaaatattaatatttttggaCCAAATTACCATCATCACTttcaacaaattt encodes:
- the LOC127898600 gene encoding protein trichome birefringence-like 25: MNQSLVSLSISCFNNAWVVARNTCFSIPLSLCLASKTEILLVSQVIHQMVKEMRFDSNPLSLYKNKHNHVFVKFAVSFVLLGLAFRLFVSDSIRFSSVNFESQQTQIHVEEANTGPPVPSAPPIKPISADFHPNETHISSNQEKCDLFTGEWIADPSGPIYSNVTCHAIEGHQNCMRNGRPDSGYLYWRWNPRDCELPRFNPERFLNFMRNKWWAFIGDSISRNHVQSLLCILSQVEQAVEVYHDEEYRSKRWQFPSYNFTLSVVWTPFLLKAEVFEDINGVSSSEIRLYLDELDTKWTEQYKNFDYVVIAGGKWFLKTAIYHENNTVKGCHYCPGKNLTELGFDYAYRKALQLVLSFVTRLDQKAFVFLRTTTPDHFENGEWFSGGTCNRSVPFKEGEVEMRDIDCTMRDIELEEFGKATGIGAEKGVTLKLLDTTSLSLLRPDGHPGPYRQFQPFAKDKNAKVQNDCLHWCLPGPIDSWNDLLMEMMVDGING